The DNA region ATGACAGTTGCGTATTGATTAACCAGATTAACAACGTCAAAAAGATAGTTGGAAAGTGGCATACGAAAGCCTGTACCAACAATGGCATCAATCATCAGATATTCATTTTGAGATTGAGAAAAATATGAACTCAACTCATCTACGTTTCTAATTTCATTAACTCGTACACCGTAGCGCTTGGCCCTTTTGGCCTGAACGAGAACTTCATCACGAGGTGTTTCATTTGGAAACAGAACAAAAGCACGCACTCGATGCCCGCGATTAGCTAAGTTTCTAGCGATAGCAAATCCATCGGCTGCGTTATTTCCCATTCCAGCAAGAAGAACAATCTCTCCAAAGTTATGATCATCTAAGAAGGCCTTTTCAATGAAATCAGCACCACGAAGACCAACATTCTCCATAATTAAAGATTCACTGAAACCAAACTCTTCTTTAGTTATTCTTTCAATTTCAATCATTTCCTTTAGATCGACAACTCTCACAGAAACTCCTTTTAGTGATCGTAATGAGTGAAAAGACTTTGTAGGTCTTTTGTCACATTTCCAAGTCCGTTGAAGACGGCCTGGCAAATAATCCAATGACCTATATTGTATTCTTCAAAGAGATTATTTTCTAGTAGTGGAACAACACTTTCTTTGGTTAATCCATGTCCTGCGTGACAGTTGATTTTTTTACTCAGTAAAAACTCATGGGCAGCTTTAAATTGAGTTAAATACTTTGAATAGTCCTCTTCCAAAAGATGAGCTCTAGCATAGTCTCCCGTGTGGACTTCAACGGCATCAATTTTCATTTTCGAGGCTAGTTCTAGTGTTTGTAGATCGGCCTCTAAAAAAAGAGAAATCTTTGTATTAGGACTCTTTTCCTTAATAAGCTCGCAAGTCTTATTCACTTTTTCAAAGTTAGTACTTGAAACCAGATCCAGTCCACCTTCCGTTGTTCTCTCCTCCCTTTTTTCGGGGACGAGGCAAACCCATTCAGGGGCCGTTGCAATGGCTATCTCAACGATTTCATCATTACATCCTAGTTCTAAGTTTAGTGGCTTACCATAGCGCTTTGTCACAAGTTGTACGGCCTCCACATCTGTATCTTGAATGTGGCGTCGATCTTCGCGCAAATGGATTGTAATCTGGTCGGCACCGTTTTCAAGAACAACTCTTGCGGCCTCAACAACAGAGGGGTAATCTTCTCCACGGGCCTGTCTCAATGTGGCCACGTGATCAATATTGACACCAAGTCTTGGGATCATCGTCTTTCCTTTTATTGTCCTAACTCTGCAGTAACAACACTAACAAGTTCATCGCAAAGAGAGTTCACTAGATCAAATCTCTCTCCTTCTACCATTACTCTTGCAAGAGGTTCTGTACCAGAATAGCGTACGAGAACACGCCCCTTGTCACCTAATTGTTCATCAACTTTTTTCAACATTGCTTGAACGGGCTCAATCGTATCGAAAGGAACTTTCTTATTAACAATGGCACTCTTTGTTACCTGTGGGTATAGTTTAATTTCTTCTAAAATTTTTGTTAATTCATCACCATAAGTTTTGATTGCTTCAACCATTTTAAGAGCTGCAAGAGAACCATCTCCTGTTGTCGAATGCTCTTTAAAAATAATGTGACCAGATGGCTCACCACCTAGAATCGCTCCACTCTCTCTCATGTATTCCATGATGTAGCGGTCACCAACTTTTGTACGGTGAAATTTTAAACCTAAGCTTTTAAGGTAAACTTCAAGTCCGAGGTTTGACATGACTGTCCCAACCACAGTATCACCTTTTTTCAAAGATCCTTGATCGAGAAGCATTTTAGCGAATAGACCGATAAGCACATCGCCATCAATAACTTCACCATTTTTATCAATAATCGTTACGCGATCACCATCTCCATCCAAACAGATTCCTAAATCTGCTCGATACTTTTCCACTTTATCAGCGGCCTTCTCAGGATGAAGTGATCCACAGTTAAGGTTGATATTTTCACCATTAGGCTGAACGCCTAAGAGCATGACCTCAGCTCCAAGCTCATCAAACATCATTGGAGCAACTTTATATCCAGCACCATTGGCACAATCGAGAACAATTCTCATTCCATCAAGGTCCACATCACCTTTGATGGCCGACTTAACATGAACAATATAACGTCCAAAGACTTCTTTTAAGCGTTTCGCGTTTCCAAGCTCATGGCCAACCCTAACTGTCATAAGCTCAGGCGTGAGAACGAGTTCTTCAAGCTCTAGCTCAACTTCATCAGGAAGCTTGTGCCCATTGGCATCGAAGATTTTAATTCCGTTATCATCAAAGCTATTGTGTGATGCCGAAATCATAACACCTGCATCGGCCCTCATTGACTTTGTGACAAAGGCAACACCAGGAGTTGGAAGAGGACCTGTGAGTATAACACTTCCCCCCTGAGAACAAACGCCAGCAGCAAAGGCCTGTTCAAGCATATAACAGCTTAATCTTGTATCTTTACCTACGATAATAAGTGGTTTTTTTCTCTTTCCATTACCGTGAGTTTGAAAATAGTGAGTGACAGCACGACCGAGGGCCGTTGCTACCTCTGGAGTCATTGGATAAATATTGGCCCTGCCTCTAATTCCATCCGTTCCAAATAGCTTTCTTTGTGCCATACATTTCCTCTTTAAAATGAGTGTTTTATCGGACTCTTACATTAATAGATTGTGGATTGATTTGCAAAAGATGAACGCCTTCAGGCAGTGTTGCTCTGAGTTTAACGCGTACTCTTCCTTTTTTCCCTTCAGGTACATCGGCGATAACCTGCACATCAGATTCTTTTATAGAAACGCCATCGGGCGCAAGAACGTCTATTGAAACCATACGACTCGATGCACTCGTAACTTTTTTTGAACTTAAAAACCTTATGGGAATATTTTTGAGGGTCATATTCGCCGTTTTAGCGCGGACGTTATAATCAAAGACAATCATCTGATCGCGATCATAACCAATGCCTTCATCCAATTCGGTGAGAGCTATTTTTAGCTCACCGCTTCCCTCTAAGTCTGAGATATCGATTGGCACAGTGCGAATAAGTCCTGTTTTGCGCATTAATTCAACAGGCCCCTCAATGAGAATTCTCTTTGGTAGCAATTCCTTTTTCACAAGTCTAAGTTCACTTGGAAGCCCACCAACTAAATTAGCGCGAATGGGAATATACTTTTTGATTTTTCTATCGAGCCCCAGTGTAATTTCATGAGGTATAACTTCGAGAACATCAACACCAAATGGAACAGCAATATCATTTGGACCAATATGAACTTGAAAGTCTTTTCCCTTTTTAAAAGGAACTTTTGAGAGATCAATTTTTATTTTTTCATTTCTTCCAATAATATCATTGATAAAGGCACGCGCCCCCTTAAGCTTAACACTCACTTGTCTAGTTTCGGCCTTAGAGACCGCAAGACCAGTTGGCGCAATAAAATCGATTCGCATCTGCTTAACAATTTCTTGTGGCTCAGAATTGACGACATAAAACCAAAGAAAAAGCGATAGCAATATGCTGACGAGCTTTAAAAAAGTTCGCTCGATTCTCCCCTTATTTATTTTCTTTTTAGATCGAATGACCATGATTAAACCTTTTCCACACTTGTAATCGGAGCGAGTTCTTTACTTAATTTCTCCTGGGCCCAAATGTGCTTCATGTACTGGCGAAGATGCCCCTCATTTTCACAAGGATAAAAAACACCTTTAACACATAGACTGATGCGACCCGTTTCCTCACTGGCCGTGACAACAATAGCATCGGTAACTTCACTAATACCAAGGGCCGCTCTATGGCGCGTTCCCAGATGTCGATCAATCTCAACGTTCTTCGATAAAGGTAAGAAACAACCTGCGGCCGCAATCTTATTACCACGAATAATAACAGCACCATCGTGAAGTGGAGACTTCGTCTGAAAGATTGAATACAAAATATCAGAATGGATATGTGACTCCATTTTCGTACCAGTTGCAATATAATCGTAGAGACCATTTTTTCTTTCAAAAACAATGAGGGCACCAATTCTCTTTCTACTCATTGCACTTGTAACTTCAATTATCTCTTCAATATCAAGTTCAGCCTCTGGTCTTTGAAAAAAACCAAAAAACTTTTTACCTGTACCAACACTTGCAAGTGCAGAGCGAATTTGATCTTGAAAAAGAATAATGAAAATAAGAAAGAAAGAATCGAAAAAGTGTCTAAGAATCCAATTGAGCGAGTAAAACTTGTAATACTGGGCCGCAAAGAAAAATCCCACAAGAATAACAATTCCCATGAGCATTTGAAGCGCCCTCGTTCCGTGAACAATTCTTAAAATTTGATATAATAAAACAGCGACAAGAAAGACATCGACGAAGTCTTTCATACTCATCTGATTGACAAAAATATCTAAGATCTGCATGATCTATTCCTCTATTTAGACTAATTACTTGTCTTTATCGGCTATCATCTCAAAATAATTGAGCAATTTGCAAGGTTAAATATGACTTATAAAAAACTTAACGTTCAAACTAAAGGAGAAGGCTTTTACGATGTAACAAGAGAGCTTCGTAAAATGGCCAAAGACCTCTTTTCAAATGAAAGTGGAATGATTCAATTATTTATCACGCATACTAGTGCAGGATTAACAATCAATGAGTCTTTCGATCCAAGTGCAAGAATCGATTTAGAAAATTTCTTAAAACATCTGGCCCCAAGGGATTTAAAATTTATAACCCATACAGACGAGGGCGAAGATGATTCACCTTCTCATATGAAGGCCATTTTAATGAATCAAAATCTTGGTATCATTGTAGAAAGGGGCGAACTTATTTTAGGAACCTGGCAAGGAGTCTATCTCTGTGAATTTAGAGATGACCCCAAGACCAGATCTATTTTAGTCAAACCGTTTTTTGATTAGGCGGCCTTCTTCTCTTCGCTTAAAGAAGCTGGAGAAGAATCACCTTCTAGAGAATCCAGAACCTTATTAGACATAAGAAGCTTCTTTCTTAAAGCCTCTCTAGAAATTCCCATCTCTTTTGCTGCTTTAGATTTATTTCCGTTATTTCTCTTAATCTCAGCAAGAATCATCTCTCTTTCAACAAGAGCAATTCTATCTTTAAGTGAAATGCTGAAATCACTAACAAAAGGAATTGATCCAAACATTCTCTGCTTGTGATTAAAGTCAAGAAGAGGTGTCGTTGTATTTTCAAGGGCAACTTCTGTAATAACGTGAGATCTTGGATTATAAAGAACAGCTCTTTCAATACAAGTCTTCAGCTCTTTAACATTCGCTGGCCAATCGTAGTCTTTCATCTTTTGCATTGCTTTTGGTGAAAAGCTTTTTAAAAGGAGACCTTGTTTTTTACATTCGATCTTTAAGAAATACTCAGTAAGAAGTTCTAGATCATCGATCCTTCTTCTTAAAGGCTCTATTGCAATATATGCACTTGATAAGAATTCATAAAACTCTCTATCAAAAGACCCCTCATCAACAAGCTTCCCAAGATCTTTTGAACTTGTTGCTATAATACGAGCATCTATATTGATTCTTGATTCAGGAATTCCTCTCTTCTTAATAATCTCATGAAGCTTTCTTTGCTGCTCGAGACTTAACTGGCTAACTTCATGCAGAAGAACTGTACCACCTTGATTAGAAGTAAGAACACACTCTTGTTCTCCTGGCCCCCAAAGTTTCTTTTCTAAATGGGCCACATCTTTATCTTCACAGTGAATGGTATCAAAAGAATGTAATCCTCTTGATCCTTCGTGGTGAAGAATCTTTGCATAAAGTGTTTTACCGACACCTTTTTCACCATGAATAAGAACTGGCTCATCAAGGTCTTTAATTTTAATAATTGAATTTCTAAGACTTCCCACGTGAGGATGCTTACCAATAAGCGCGAATTTTCTATCAAACGGTTGAGAGAATCTTCTTAACTGTGAAGTCTCACTAATTGGATTGAAACCATGAAATACCGAAGAGAAAACAAGGGCAAGAACCTTCATTGTCTTTTCATCTTCAATGGTAAAACGATCTTGGTTTCTCTTATTGATAACTTCAATAACACCAATGATCTTATCTTCTCTATTGTGAATTGGATGGCAGATAATTGACTTCGTTTGAAATTCGAGCATTTTATCAAAACACTCATTAAATCGTGAACTATCATTTTGCACATCAATATTAAGGGCCACGCCTGTTGTAAAAACAGAACCAGCAATACCTAGTCTATAATCAAATTTCAACTGGTCCTTATCACAGCCAAGAGCTGCAATGGCCTCTAATTCATTATTCTCAGGATTGATCAGAAAAATTGAAGATCTTTGAGCGTTCATGATACGAACAACCTCTTCTAGCATATTATCAAGAAAGCCTTCTTTATCACCAAAATGAGTAATGTCCTTAAATAGAGAGAGCAGCAGCGAGAACATTTCAAAGCCTTCACTTGCCTTGGTATAACGCTCTTTTAACGCTGAATCGATAAGACATTCTTTCAAGCGCTCACTTGAAAAGCTTAGAATATATTGTTCTAAAAATTTATGAATCTTTTTCTCTTCATCAATTTCTACACCATAGATAATTTCTTCATCTTCAATTGTATTAGAAAAAGCACGAACAACCTGCCCTGTTAGGTCTAGGTGATACTTCTTAAATTGAAGTGAGATTGTAAGAGGCGTACCAACTGAGATTCTCTCTTTCGTTGAGAATCCAAGTCCTGTCACTGAGATATCTTGTAACTTTCCGTCCTCTATATAAACATCATTTCCTAATTCATCTTCCTTTTGAATCAAAAAGCGCAGATCATCTGCCTCTTCAACTGGAATTCTAAATGACTGGTAAAATTTAAACTCTTGAAAACTTGCGAGCATAACTCACTCCTAAAGATTGATGGCCTTTCCTCTTAGACATTTCGGTTGAGAGAGAGCAAAACTTAAGCGTTTTGCCTTAAAAATGAGGCAAGAAGACTAAACAAAAGATTGTGAATGGCAAATGAATGAACTTTCAACGACTTGCGACACGGCCCTGAGATATTTTTTTTTCCTTAAATTCTTTTTTCTTTTGGTGATTATTCAAAAAATGTGTATAAAACTTCATTACTTATCATTATTTTTTCGGGAGATGGGCCTTGTTATTTGAAGGATCTGAAAAGAAGTGCGAACTCATTGTTGATAGTTCAAAAATCAATTTGAGAGAACTAGACAAAGAATTCTGGAAAGAGCTCGTTGCTAAGTGCAACGCAACTATATTATCAACGATTTCTAATGAACACTGTGATGCTTATCTTTTAAGTGAATCATCTCTCTTTGTATGGAAAGATCATTTTCTTCTCATCACTTGTGGTCAAACGACATTGATTGATTCGATTGTTTTCTTCCTAGAAACCCATGGCCAAGAAGCCGTAAGACAATTGATCTTCCAAAGAAAGAATGAGTACTTCTCTTATCTTCAGCCGACAACATTTTTCGATGACGTAAAGAAACTTAAAAAAACAATTGATGGTGAAGCTTACCGCTTTGGAAAAATTGATGGACACCACAATTACCTATTCCACATTAATAAGGAATACAAACCAACAAACTTGGATAAAACTTACGAATTGCTGATGTATGATATTTGTCCAAAATGCATCGAAGTACTTACAAAAGAAAATCAGACGAAAGAAGTCTTAAGAGATTTTCTAGCACTTGATAAATTGATTCCTGGCTTTATTATTGATGACTTTGTCTTTGAACCATATGGATACTCTCTTAATGCGATTAAAGACGAGCACTACTTAACGATTCATATCACACCTCAAGAGTCGAGTTCATATATTAGTTTTGAAACGAATTTCGACCTTGTTGAAAAAATCAATATCCCACTTGAAGTCTTTAGACCGGGATCATTTGACCTCATTACATTTAACTCGGATAATATTCCGCAACTGATAGCGCAAGTTCCAGATGCATATACTGATAAGAGAAAAGTCCAAGGAGAGCTTGGATGTGGATACACAGTAACGTTTTCTCACTTCTACAAACATGTACAAGAAACACTTGCCCCTTATAAACTTGAGGAGTTTTAATTATGCACTCAAATCTATGGATTGAAGAAAAATTTAGAGACTTTTATGGAATGAGATATAAAGTTGAAAACGTTCTTTTTTCTGGAAAGAGCGAATTTCAAACTGTTGATGTCGTAGAAACAAAAGGACATGGAAAAATGCTCCTAAACGACGGTCTTGTTATGGTTACAGAGAGAGATGAGTTTGTTTATCACGACATGATAGCTCACGTACCTCTTTTTGTTCACCCTAATCCGAAAAAAGTTCTCGTCATCGGTGGTGGTGACGGTGGAACGGCCAGAGAAGTTATTCGTCATGAAAGTGTTGAAAAATGCGTCATGGTTGAAATAGACAAAATGGTTGTTGATGCTTGTCTTGAGCACATTCCTCTTACGAGTGAAAAACTAAGTGATCCAAGAATTGAGCTTCGAATTGAAGATGGTATAAAATACGTTAAAGAAACGACTGAGAAATTTGATGTTATTCTCGTTGACTCTACTGATCCAATTGGACCAGCTCAACCACTCTTCAATGAGAGCTTTTACCAAGATATTTATAACTGTCTAACAGACAACGGTATTGTTGTTTCACAGGGTGAATCTCCTTGGTATGAGCAAACAATGCAAAAGAAACTTGTATCAATTAAAAACAAGCTATTTGAAAAGACATTCATTTATAACTTCGTAAACCTAACCTATCCAGGTTCATTTTGGAGTTTTACTTTTGCAACAAAAGGTCTTCACCCAATAGAAGACTTTGATGCTAAAAGAGTGGCCGCGAGCGGTCTAGAATTTAAGTATTACAATGAGCAAATTCACAGTGGAGCATTTGCACTGCCTACATTTCAAAAGAAAGAGCTCGAAGGTCTTATTCAAAACTAGGAAATTCTTATGAACTACTGGCTAATGAAAAGTGAACCAGATACTTTTTCAATTGATGATTTAAAACAACGTCCAAAGAGTACAGAACACTGGGATGGGGTGAGAAATTATCAGGCCAGAAACTTTATGAGAGATGAGATGAAAAAGGGAGATCTTGTTCTCTTCTATCACTCTAGCTGCAAGGTTCCAGGAGTCGCTGGAATAGCAAAGATAGTTAAAGAAGCCTACCCTGATCATACGGCCTTTGATAAAAATTCAAATTACTACGATCCTAAATCAAGCGAGGAAAATCCTCGCTGGTTTATGGTCGATGTAAAATTTGAAAAGAAATTCAAAAAAGTAGTGACTCTAAAAGAACTTAAAACATTCGAAGAGTTAAAAGAAATGAAACTCTTACAAAAAGGCTCTCGTTTATCAATCATGCCTGTAACAAAAGAAGAATTCGACTTTATTCAAGGTCTCTCTTAACTTTCAATAAAAAATTCTCAATTTGAAATTTTGTAGAAACGCCTGACCTTTTGGTGAATAAGTGAAGGCAAGTAAAAGAAAAAAGACGGAAAGAGTAAAGGCTAAAAAGCCAAGAAAAAAAAGTCCAAAAGTCCCAACGCGGGCCTTAAATGTTTGATCATAATAAGCATGTAATGAATGCTTAGATGACTTTTTATTTCCTTGTGATGAATAATCGTGGGCAAAACTCATAACTCCTCCACCTTAATTATCGTCATTCCAGACGAGAACCTTAGATGGAGGAGATAAGTATTTATTTTTTGTTATCTGAAGTCTTTAAATAGGTATAACCAGCGAGACAATCCTCATAGAAGTCTATCAGGCGAACACCTTCTCTAGGATTGATACTGCCACGAACAACTTCCTTATCAATGGCCTTTTTCACAGTGAAGGCCATAAATTGTGGATTGTACTGCATTGTCGAAAGTACAAGCTCTGCAGAAGAGCCCTTGATAACTTCTTCAATATAGAACTTCTTTGGGTCCTCTTCGTGCGAGTACACGTGAACTTCATTTAGACGACCAAATAAGTTATGCATATCACCCATAACATCCTGATAAGCACCCGTTAAAAAGATACCTAAGTAATAAGGCTCATCACTTTTAAGCTTATGTATCGGGATCGTTTTTCTCTCACCCTCAAGGTCGATAAACTTATCAATTTTCCCATCACTGTCACAAGTGATATCAACTAAAGAAGCGTTCTTCGTCGGCTTCTCATCTAGGCGAGAAATCGGACAAATTGGCAATAACTGATCAATGGCCCAACTATCAGCGGCCGATTGAAAGACTGAGAAATTACAAAGATATTGGGCCGATAAAAGCTCATCTAATCCCTGTAAGTCTTCAGGAACAAATTCCTGATCATCGAGCTTATCATTGATCTTTTTAAGAACTCTCCAATAGAGAGTCTCACTCTTGGCCCTTTCTTCCAATGTAATAACACCGAGCTTGAAACCGTTATTCACATCATCTTTAATCTGAATAGCATCATTATAAGCCTCTTGAAGAGAAGAGAGTTGATCAATATTCTCTTCAAGATCACGCATATTCGTAACCAAAATATGCTCACCCGTAGTTCTCTTTGTATCGAGCGTTTCGGCCGTGTTATCAATCTCACCGACTACATTTGTGACAAGACATGAGTGATGCGCAGTAATGGCACGCCCACTTTCAGTTACAATATTTGGGTGTGGAACAGCTTCGATATCACAGATCTGTTTTAATCCGTAAACAATATCAGAAACGTATTCGACAATTGAATAGTTAGTCGAAGATTCATTAGTCGTTTTAGAACCATCATAATCAACACCAAGTCCTCCCCCAACATCGAAGTACTCGATTGGAACATTCATCTGGTGAAGTTTAGCATAAATTCTACCACCTTCTTGGATCGCCTCTTTAATAGAGCGAATGTCTGTAATTTGTGATCCAATGTGAAAGTGAAAGAGTTTAATACAATGATCGAGACCTTCAGCTCTTAAAAATTGAATGGCCCTAAGGATTTCAGCAGTAGTTAGTCCAAACTTAGCGCGATCACCACTTGAACTCTCCCACTTACCTCTTCCTTTAACAGTCATCTTCGCACGAATTCCAATCATTGGTTCAACACCCATTTGGCGTGAAATCTCAACAAGTGGTTTTAATTCCGAGAATTTTTCGATAACAACGACAACTTTCCTCTTTAACTTTCGTCCAATCATAGCAAGACGAAGATACTCTTCGTCTTTATAACCGTTGAGAACAGTAAGAGAGTTTTTATTATTATTGTAAGCGAGAACACTTAGTAGCTCTGGCTTCGAGCCTGCTTCAAGTCCATAATCAAATTTAGCACCGGCATCGACAATCTCCTCGACAACTTCGCGCATCTGATTAACTTTAACAGGATAGACCCCAAGAAAACGCCCTTCGTAGTCGGCCTCTTCGATAACATCACGAAAGACCTTATTGATGTGCTTTACTTGTGAACGCAAAATATCATGAAAACGAATAACAGTTGGAAACTGAACACCCATTGTTTTCATCTCTTCTATAACTTCTTTAATGGCAAAGCTCTGTGTAGCTTCCTTACCGTTTGGGTTAACTGTTAGGCATCCATCTTCACCGATACCAAAATATCCATTACCCCATTTTGAAACGTGATACGTTGCTTCAGCATCCTCTACTGACCACTTTGAATCACTCATAGTCACTCCTACTTATTGAGAATTAAAATTAATTCTCTTACTACCTTCGCAGCAAAAACGTCACTATTACCAGATTGATCAATTGAAGGAGATAGCTCAACAACATCACAACCTACAAAATTCTTGTTTCTTAAGATCTTAATCAATTTAATAAATGAATGAAAGTCCTCTCCTCCCGGTTCAGGTGTACCTGTTCCAGGTAGAAAACTTGGATCAAAATAATCGAGATCAAGAGTCAAATAGACTGGTCGATCATCAGCAATTTTTTCAACACTTTCAATAAATTCAGCGCGAGAAGTCTTAATCGTTTTATTTTCACGCATCCACTCATATTCTTCTTTTGTTCCAGAGCGAATTCCATACTGAATCAACTCATGGCCTTCTTGAAAATGGTCGAGTGATCTTCTTATAATTGAAGCATGTGAATAATGGTAACCTTCATAACCGTCACGAAGATCAGCGTGAGCATCTAAGTGAATAAGAACAAGATCAGGATATTGCTTTAAGTAAGTCGCAATAGGAGCATAGGAAATTGAATGCTCTCCACCTAGAGTTAGAAGCTTTATTCCATCTTTTTTAAGATTAATATCGTTGAAAACGTCGAAGAAGTAATCTGTTGCAGTTTGCCACATTTCTTTAGCATCTTCAGAATCTCCAAGCGGAAGGTTCCCAAGATCGTAAAAAGGTTTCCCTTCACTTGTATCCATATCGAGATAAGGAGAAAAACTTTCAATTCCATCACTGACATCTCTTAGCGCATCAGGACCTTCTTTTGTGCCCTTTCTAAAACAAGCAGTTCCATCAAATTCAAAACCTAAAATATGAAGTGAATCACGATAGATTTCTTTCGCTTCAGTTGCAAAATCATAAACGGTAGAAGGGGTCTTAAAATCTTTTAGATCGCCCTTCACGATTTCTTTACTCATAGAATTTTACCTCACAATTATTCCTACTAAGTAAGCGTAACCAAAGGCTTGGTCAACTAATTCCTAATGGCCAGATAATTTGTATCTTAATTAGCTTGCTGGTGGGTTTGCTCACCTTCCTCATGAGACTTTTCGAGGGCAACATTCACCTCTTTTTCATCTCTTAGGTCGTGTAATAGAGCATAGTGAATCGCTTTTTTAAAGCGCTCCCAATAAACTTTATGTTTACGGTTATCACTGCTTGGAAGCTCTAACGTATAAGTAGGAATTGAACGCTCATTACCAGCGTAATTTCCTAAACTTCCAGGGAAGAAAGGATAGTTCTTGATTCTATAACCCTTGGCCTCACGACTCATCTGTAAGAGCAGTTGAGTGGCCTTATGAGAGATTTTCACCCCCAACTCTTCCGGCCCATCATAATCAAGAATTGTTAAAGGCGCATGTACTGAGAGGATCTTATTTGGCCCATAGCGTTTGATGAGATTCACTTGAAAAAGTGTTTCAGGTTCACTAAGTGGTTTCTTCCCAGGGAAACGTCTCTTATCTTTACTGTAACGGTGTTTCCAAAGTCTAAGAGCGTCTTTACTCCAGTCTTTTGTTGGAAAGTTTCTATTGAGGTC from Halobacteriovorax sp. GB3 includes:
- the speE gene encoding polyamine aminopropyltransferase; translated protein: MHSNLWIEEKFRDFYGMRYKVENVLFSGKSEFQTVDVVETKGHGKMLLNDGLVMVTERDEFVYHDMIAHVPLFVHPNPKKVLVIGGGDGGTAREVIRHESVEKCVMVEIDKMVVDACLEHIPLTSEKLSDPRIELRIEDGIKYVKETTEKFDVILVDSTDPIGPAQPLFNESFYQDIYNCLTDNGIVVSQGESPWYEQTMQKKLVSIKNKLFEKTFIYNFVNLTYPGSFWSFTFATKGLHPIEDFDAKRVAASGLEFKYYNEQIHSGAFALPTFQKKELEGLIQN
- a CDS encoding EVE domain-containing protein, which gives rise to MNYWLMKSEPDTFSIDDLKQRPKSTEHWDGVRNYQARNFMRDEMKKGDLVLFYHSSCKVPGVAGIAKIVKEAYPDHTAFDKNSNYYDPKSSEENPRWFMVDVKFEKKFKKVVTLKELKTFEELKEMKLLQKGSRLSIMPVTKEEFDFIQGLS
- the speA gene encoding biosynthetic arginine decarboxylase, which translates into the protein MSDSKWSVEDAEATYHVSKWGNGYFGIGEDGCLTVNPNGKEATQSFAIKEVIEEMKTMGVQFPTVIRFHDILRSQVKHINKVFRDVIEEADYEGRFLGVYPVKVNQMREVVEEIVDAGAKFDYGLEAGSKPELLSVLAYNNNKNSLTVLNGYKDEEYLRLAMIGRKLKRKVVVVIEKFSELKPLVEISRQMGVEPMIGIRAKMTVKGRGKWESSSGDRAKFGLTTAEILRAIQFLRAEGLDHCIKLFHFHIGSQITDIRSIKEAIQEGGRIYAKLHQMNVPIEYFDVGGGLGVDYDGSKTTNESSTNYSIVEYVSDIVYGLKQICDIEAVPHPNIVTESGRAITAHHSCLVTNVVGEIDNTAETLDTKRTTGEHILVTNMRDLEENIDQLSSLQEAYNDAIQIKDDVNNGFKLGVITLEERAKSETLYWRVLKKINDKLDDQEFVPEDLQGLDELLSAQYLCNFSVFQSAADSWAIDQLLPICPISRLDEKPTKNASLVDITCDSDGKIDKFIDLEGERKTIPIHKLKSDEPYYLGIFLTGAYQDVMGDMHNLFGRLNEVHVYSHEEDPKKFYIEEVIKGSSAELVLSTMQYNPQFMAFTVKKAIDKEVVRGSINPREGVRLIDFYEDCLAGYTYLKTSDNKK
- the speB gene encoding agmatinase codes for the protein MSKEIVKGDLKDFKTPSTVYDFATEAKEIYRDSLHILGFEFDGTACFRKGTKEGPDALRDVSDGIESFSPYLDMDTSEGKPFYDLGNLPLGDSEDAKEMWQTATDYFFDVFNDINLKKDGIKLLTLGGEHSISYAPIATYLKQYPDLVLIHLDAHADLRDGYEGYHYSHASIIRRSLDHFQEGHELIQYGIRSGTKEEYEWMRENKTIKTSRAEFIESVEKIADDRPVYLTLDLDYFDPSFLPGTGTPEPGGEDFHSFIKLIKILRNKNFVGCDVVELSPSIDQSGNSDVFAAKVVRELILILNK